The following are from one region of the Bacteroidota bacterium genome:
- a CDS encoding PP2C family protein-serine/threonine phosphatase, with amino-acid sequence MRAENEYNTTDPTTLLKLKRQEAQAMLELVRSVTPRSSEQEVMEKVVSTIRRQLGVERLLFVSLADQKLKVEYNFGFDPPQPDAGTWLQGIREATRIADGPLLAMGVEYAVPLGSNRDAPIAWMLIADFAESDAEVMNDLIFIETVGSFMIIILEKIRLFDEKKQQVRIQNELDVASRIQQDSLPSDFDLLEDLDIHGRCIAHYKVAGDFYDLVILEDDEIFVCIADAAGKGIAAAMLVANIQANLRALIETDASYYVILHRLHQAIARLTHYERFVTIFFGKINLTDNSIEYINAGHNPPFLLKTEGGMEELNKGSIPLGILPIETYEVGFASFHPGDVLFAYSDGVVEQENADKELLGAERLQHRLEEIKHLSAREIVDDILGLIEAFGAGTPNSDDISMLVVKHKGDPKTSE; translated from the coding sequence ATGCGGGCAGAGAACGAGTATAATACCACCGACCCCACCACACTGCTGAAGCTGAAGCGGCAGGAGGCGCAGGCCATGCTGGAGCTGGTTCGGTCGGTAACGCCGCGCAGCTCGGAGCAGGAGGTAATGGAGAAGGTGGTAAGCACCATACGCAGGCAGCTGGGCGTAGAGCGCCTGCTGTTTGTAAGCCTGGCCGACCAGAAGCTGAAGGTGGAGTACAACTTCGGTTTCGACCCGCCACAGCCCGATGCCGGCACCTGGCTACAGGGCATACGAGAAGCCACCCGCATAGCAGATGGCCCCCTGCTGGCAATGGGGGTGGAATATGCAGTACCCCTGGGGAGCAACCGCGACGCGCCTATAGCCTGGATGCTGATAGCAGACTTTGCCGAATCGGATGCCGAGGTGATGAATGACCTGATCTTTATCGAGACAGTGGGCAGCTTCATGATCATCATCCTGGAGAAAATCCGACTCTTTGACGAAAAAAAACAGCAGGTGCGCATCCAGAATGAGCTAGATGTGGCTAGCCGAATACAGCAAGACAGCCTGCCGTCAGACTTTGACCTGCTGGAGGACCTGGATATACATGGCCGCTGCATTGCCCACTACAAGGTGGCGGGCGACTTCTACGATCTGGTTATCCTCGAAGACGATGAGATCTTTGTCTGCATAGCCGATGCGGCCGGAAAGGGCATAGCTGCCGCCATGCTAGTAGCAAACATACAGGCAAACCTGCGGGCCCTGATCGAGACAGATGCCTCCTACTACGTCATCCTGCACCGCCTGCACCAGGCCATAGCACGCCTCACACACTATGAGCGGTTTGTAACCATCTTCTTCGGCAAGATCAACCTGACCGATAATTCTATTGAATACATCAATGCTGGACACAATCCCCCTTTTCTACTAAAGACAGAGGGTGGGATGGAGGAGCTGAACAAGGGAAGTATACCCCTGGGCATCCTCCCTATAGAGACGTATGAGGTAGGTTTTGCCAGCTTTCATCCGGGCGATGTACTGTTTGCCTACAGCGATGGCGTGGTGGAGCAGGAGAATGCCGATAAGGAGCTGCTGGGTGCTGAGCGCCTACAGCACCGGCTGGAAGAGATAAAGCACCTGAGCGCCCGGGAAATCGTGGACGATATACTTGGGCTCATAGAGGCATTTGGGGCAGGCACGCCCAATAGCGACGACATCAGTATGCTGGTGGTAAAGCATAAGGGCGACCCCAAAACCTCCGAATAA
- a CDS encoding ABC transporter permease has translation MAGPNLPGEPGSTRSPTAIAWRRFRHNPLSLLALGVLLLFGLTGLLGYLLLPDASTAANRQLPALAKRPPGSQAILLVVYRPAATPSEGLLTRWWQGTTDGATYLPVYTPTVRHQQGQLHYTGLEGQPEQRPLAPGEAYRIERVRFWLGTDAFGRDVLSRILLGTRVSLGIGLLAVAASLALGVGLGSLAGYLGGWADRGIQFGMTVIWSLPSLLLAISLAYVLGKGVQQLVWAIALSIWIDLARVVRGQVLGLRQQAWVQAARVLGYSHLRVLRHHILPNMTGPIIILACSSFATAILLEAGLSFLGLGIAPPTPSWGGMIQEGYAFILFDHGWWLAVFPGICIAMLILSLNLVALGLRDALDPRAH, from the coding sequence ATGGCCGGGCCTAACCTGCCTGGCGAGCCAGGTTCCACCCGCTCGCCCACGGCCATAGCCTGGCGCAGGTTTCGGCACAACCCCCTTTCGCTACTGGCCCTGGGTGTGCTGCTGCTGTTTGGGCTTACTGGCCTGCTGGGCTACCTACTGCTGCCCGATGCCAGCACGGCGGCCAACCGGCAGCTGCCGGCCCTGGCCAAGCGCCCGCCTGGCAGCCAGGCCATCCTGCTGGTGGTGTATCGCCCGGCAGCTACCCCCAGCGAGGGCCTGCTGACCCGCTGGTGGCAGGGCACCACAGACGGGGCCACCTACCTGCCGGTCTACACGCCCACGGTACGCCATCAGCAGGGCCAGCTGCACTACACGGGTCTGGAGGGGCAGCCCGAGCAGCGCCCCCTGGCCCCCGGCGAGGCGTATCGCATCGAACGGGTTCGGTTTTGGCTGGGTACCGATGCTTTTGGCCGCGATGTGCTGAGCCGCATCCTGCTGGGCACGCGGGTTAGCCTGGGCATCGGCCTGCTAGCCGTAGCCGCCAGCCTGGCCCTGGGTGTGGGGCTAGGCAGCCTGGCCGGCTATCTGGGTGGCTGGGCAGACCGGGGTATACAGTTTGGTATGACGGTCATCTGGAGCCTGCCGAGCCTGCTGCTGGCCATCAGCCTGGCCTATGTGCTGGGCAAGGGCGTGCAGCAGCTGGTGTGGGCCATTGCCCTGAGTATATGGATAGACCTGGCGAGGGTGGTGCGTGGGCAGGTGCTAGGCCTGAGGCAGCAGGCCTGGGTACAGGCTGCACGTGTATTGGGCTACAGCCATCTGCGGGTGCTGAGGCACCACATCCTGCCGAATATGACCGGGCCCATCATCATCCTGGCATGCAGCAGTTTTGCCACGGCTATCCTGCTAGAGGCAGGGCTGAGCTTTCTGGGCCTGGGCATTGCGCCCCCCACGCCCAGCTGGGGGGGCATGATCCAGGAAGGATATGCGTTCATCCTGTTTGATCACGGCTGGTGGTTGGCGGTTTTTCCGGGTATTTGCATTGCTATGTTGATCCTCTCGCTTAACTTAGTAGCCCTTGGGCTTAGAGATGCGCTCGATCCGCGGGCGCACTGA
- a CDS encoding response regulator transcription factor: MRILVVEDEAGIAAFLKQGLEEEAYAVDVYPDGRQGLDIALSGVYDLLLLDWTLPGLSGLELCRRFRKEFPHTPVIFLTARDTVQEAILGLQSGANDYIRKPFHFDELLERIRVQLRPQAGGHHCFSLGDISLDAEAHRVERGGEEIRLTRKEFALLEYLLRNKGRVCRRTRIMEQVWDIHYEANTGVIDVYINALRKKLGLTQEDERIQTIRGVGYMAVEP; the protein is encoded by the coding sequence ATGAGGATCTTGGTAGTAGAGGACGAGGCAGGCATAGCTGCCTTCCTGAAACAGGGGCTGGAGGAAGAAGCCTATGCCGTGGATGTATACCCCGATGGCAGGCAGGGCCTGGACATAGCCCTTAGCGGGGTGTATGACCTGCTGCTGCTAGACTGGACCCTGCCCGGGCTGAGCGGACTGGAGCTGTGCCGCAGGTTCCGAAAGGAGTTTCCGCATACGCCGGTTATTTTCCTCACAGCCCGGGATACCGTGCAAGAGGCCATCCTGGGCCTACAGTCTGGGGCGAATGATTACATCCGAAAGCCCTTCCACTTCGACGAGCTGCTCGAGCGAATTCGTGTCCAGCTGCGCCCCCAGGCTGGCGGGCACCACTGCTTCAGCCTAGGAGACATCAGCCTGGATGCCGAGGCACACCGGGTGGAGCGCGGAGGCGAAGAGATTCGGCTTACCCGCAAGGAGTTTGCCCTGCTGGAGTACCTGCTGCGAAACAAGGGACGGGTGTGCCGCCGAACCCGCATCATGGAGCAGGTGTGGGACATACACTACGAGGCCAACACAGGTGTGATAGACGTATATATTAATGCGCTGAGAAAAAAACTGGGCCTTACCCAAGAGGATGAACGCATCCAAACCATACGGGGGGTAGGATATATGGCTGTAGAACCATGA
- a CDS encoding HAMP domain-containing histidine kinase: MSIRLKDRVALYYMAATALLMALAFVALYLGVRHAVIRNLDELLAYEAEKHLAEVEAGSTGLYFRNRQELEEREHREIQTNPIFIQLMSTKGKVMDRSPNLKEYFLKLDTLARQRYRNAELGHTAIRQIQVPVLQQGRVQGYLLAALSLQSARSILLQLGQILVLAYVLLLLGSYAVSRFLAGRSIRPIQKMTDTLSHLSRQDLQRRVPLPEHRDELYRLATSFNDLLDRIEQAMQRERQFTSDASHELRTPLSVLRGTLEVLIRRQRSATDYEEKIRYCLGEIDRMTRITDQLLLLARLEQGEDLRAEAWSELPSLIDETLCLLQAPIQEKGLQVRYTLAEPAVGHHMAVPHSYTRFILDNVIGNAVKYAYSGTPLTIDLSLADTGPVCRIQDAGVGIREEDLKQVFDSFYRSDAMTNRHISGHGLGLSVVKKCADAIGARVEIQSRQGLGTTVTLFFTKLNQADTGLGAHTRSPEKI; this comes from the coding sequence ATGAGTATCCGGCTGAAAGACCGCGTGGCCCTGTACTATATGGCCGCCACAGCCCTGCTGATGGCGCTGGCATTTGTAGCGCTCTACCTGGGTGTACGGCACGCCGTTATCCGAAACCTGGATGAGCTGCTGGCCTACGAGGCAGAGAAGCACCTGGCAGAGGTGGAAGCAGGGAGCACAGGCCTGTACTTTCGCAACCGGCAGGAGCTGGAGGAGCGAGAACACCGCGAAATCCAGACAAACCCCATCTTCATCCAGCTGATGAGCACCAAGGGAAAGGTGATGGACAGATCGCCCAACCTGAAGGAATACTTCCTGAAACTGGACACCCTGGCACGGCAGCGCTACCGAAATGCCGAGCTGGGGCACACCGCCATACGCCAGATACAGGTGCCCGTGCTACAGCAGGGGCGGGTGCAGGGCTACCTGCTGGCGGCTCTGTCTCTGCAGTCTGCCCGATCTATCCTGCTGCAGCTGGGGCAGATACTTGTTTTGGCCTACGTGCTGCTGCTGCTGGGCTCCTACGCCGTCTCGCGCTTTCTGGCAGGCCGCAGCATCCGGCCTATACAAAAGATGACCGACACCCTCTCGCACCTTAGCCGGCAAGACCTGCAGCGGCGCGTGCCCCTGCCCGAGCACCGGGACGAGCTGTACCGGTTGGCCACCAGCTTCAATGACCTGCTAGACCGCATAGAGCAGGCTATGCAGCGCGAAAGACAATTCACCTCCGATGCCTCGCACGAGCTGCGCACCCCCCTATCGGTACTGCGTGGCACGCTGGAGGTGCTGATACGCCGACAAAGAAGCGCTACCGACTACGAAGAAAAAATACGCTACTGCCTGGGTGAGATAGACCGAATGACCAGAATAACCGATCAGCTGCTGCTGCTGGCACGGCTGGAGCAGGGGGAAGACCTGCGGGCGGAAGCGTGGAGCGAGCTGCCCAGCCTGATAGACGAAACCCTGTGCCTGCTGCAAGCACCTATCCAGGAGAAGGGCCTACAGGTACGCTACACCCTGGCAGAGCCGGCTGTGGGCCACCACATGGCTGTGCCGCACAGCTACACCCGCTTTATCTTGGACAATGTAATAGGTAATGCTGTAAAGTATGCCTACTCGGGCACGCCACTGACGATAGACCTGAGCCTGGCCGATACCGGCCCCGTGTGCCGCATCCAGGATGCGGGGGTAGGCATCCGCGAGGAGGACCTGAAGCAGGTGTTCGACAGCTTCTATCGGTCGGATGCGATGACAAACCGGCACATATCCGGCCATGGCCTGGGCCTGAGCGTGGTAAAGAAGTGTGCCGATGCCATAGGTGCCCGGGTAGAGATACAGAGCCGGCAGGGGCTGGGAACCACCGTGACGCTTTTTTTCACCAAATTGAACCAGGCAGATACAGGGCTTGGTGCCCATACACGAAGCCCGGAAAAGATTTAA
- a CDS encoding CusA/CzcA family heavy metal efflux RND transporter yields MLDQIIQYSIRNKLIVVLFSLGIVGFGLYALSEIPIGAVPDVTNNQVQIITTSRNLATEDVEKFLTYPVELEMANLPGVKEIRSISKFGLSVVTVVFEDRIGTYLPRQLIAEKIKAAEEKIPSGFGKPFMGPITTGLGEIYQYVIEVDSAHRRDYTLSDLRTIQDWTIKRQLAGIPGVVEVNTWGGHLKQYEVAVNPEKLRSLDISLTQVFSALSRNNSIAGGGYIEKTDQTYFIRGEGLLRTTDDIARIVIETRAGTPVLVRDVATVGFGHATRFGAVTGNGKGEYVLGQVMMLKDANSKAVIEAVKARVAQISTSLPPGVSINPFLERSELIGKTSFTILENLILGCLIVIFVVILLLGNIRSGLVVASVIPLCLLFALSLMYIFGVDANLMSLGAIDFGIIIDGAVIIIEYIAFRISAQRASLLGLPRAQQQARIDEITHSGATKMMHSAVFGQVIIILVFIPILSLVGVEGKMFRPMALVFCFALLGAMLLCFTYVPVMASLFIRPAASERDNPSKRLIRFLDRLYRPSILWALRRKALVLGAAIGLLLGVFFLFTRMGGEFVPTLDEGDFVIQPVLKTGTTLTNTTHMTTRIEKILKRFPEVKQVVSRIGAAEVPTDPMSMEESDVIIKLLPQSEWTSATSKDALADTFKAALAEIPGVDFEFTQPIEMRFNELITGVRADLAIKIFGEDLDLLYKKALEVEQAIQGIEGAADITVEKVAGLPQISVQYDRQKIAKYGLNVEDLNLLVTSGFAGATAGTLFEGEKQFDLVLRFDPEHRHGIEDIEMASVQLPDGGQLPLSELATVRYSTGPAKISRDNTKRRIVIGVNVRNRDLESVVADVQQAIARQVVLPRGYSIDYGGQFENLRTARGRLAIAVPIALVLIFILLHFAFGSLREALIIYSAIPMSAVGGVLLLYLRDMPFSISAGVGFIALFGIAVLNGIVLIEEFRELKAHGVHNIHRRILLGTRNRLRPVLLTASAAAMGFLPMAISTSAGAEVQRPLATVVVGGLVSATLLTLIVLPVLYAVFDQRAKKKKLLAPHSLPVLAALLLGLGLVLPTGTARAQQTAAPVAAHRAISVEQAIEIALQRNAGLGASAQRANLGQQLVGTGIDIGKTEIYYGRDENNIAPNNLPLNVWGINQALQFPTVYGAQQRALRAQATLAQDRYAIDRQRLQKEVTWAYYEVVYWEQMQRQYRLLDSIYQSFRQGADRRQAAGETNYLEQLTAQTKADQVHVQLLQIRQNVQGAYSRLQQWMQADTAYRVQDTALVRLLPTPIDSLTHPVLAYYQDAILASQAQWKLARQRLLPDLNLTAFYGTNNGTGRQGYSGFQVGLAVPLWFGAQKARIASTRTEQTVLQLQNEDYRRQLLARYEALLAERTRHEQQLDFYKNTGKALVHQTRLHAGAAFRAGEIDYLEFVQLQERAAELEFSYLTSLYQYNRAVLDANYLIDFLP; encoded by the coding sequence ATGCTAGACCAAATTATCCAATACAGCATCCGGAACAAGCTGATCGTAGTGCTCTTCTCACTGGGCATTGTGGGCTTTGGCCTGTATGCACTCAGCGAGATACCCATAGGGGCGGTGCCCGATGTTACCAACAATCAGGTACAGATCATCACCACCTCGCGCAACCTGGCTACCGAAGACGTAGAGAAGTTTCTGACCTACCCGGTGGAGCTGGAGATGGCCAACCTGCCGGGTGTGAAAGAAATCCGGTCTATCTCTAAATTCGGACTCTCTGTCGTAACCGTCGTGTTCGAAGACCGGATAGGCACCTACCTGCCCCGGCAGCTGATAGCAGAGAAGATAAAGGCCGCCGAGGAAAAGATCCCGTCCGGCTTTGGCAAACCCTTCATGGGGCCTATTACCACCGGGCTGGGCGAAATCTACCAGTATGTGATAGAGGTAGACAGCGCACACCGCAGAGACTATACGCTGAGCGACCTACGCACCATCCAAGACTGGACCATAAAGCGGCAACTAGCTGGTATACCCGGCGTGGTGGAGGTGAACACCTGGGGGGGGCACCTGAAGCAGTATGAGGTGGCCGTAAACCCCGAGAAGCTGCGAAGCCTCGATATTTCGCTCACACAGGTATTTTCGGCCCTCAGCCGCAACAATAGCATTGCTGGCGGCGGGTACATAGAGAAGACCGACCAGACCTACTTTATCCGAGGCGAGGGCCTGCTACGCACCACCGATGATATAGCGCGTATTGTAATAGAAACCCGGGCCGGCACACCGGTGCTGGTGCGCGATGTAGCCACCGTGGGCTTTGGACATGCCACCCGCTTTGGAGCTGTTACCGGCAATGGCAAGGGCGAGTACGTGCTGGGCCAAGTAATGATGCTGAAGGATGCCAACTCGAAAGCGGTGATAGAAGCCGTGAAGGCACGCGTGGCGCAGATCTCTACCTCGCTGCCCCCCGGTGTGTCCATCAACCCCTTTCTGGAGCGCAGCGAGCTGATCGGAAAAACCAGCTTCACCATCTTGGAAAACCTGATACTGGGCTGCCTCATCGTCATCTTTGTGGTTATCCTGCTGCTGGGAAACATACGGTCGGGCCTGGTGGTGGCTTCCGTTATTCCGCTCTGCCTGCTGTTTGCGCTCTCGCTCATGTACATTTTTGGCGTAGATGCCAACCTGATGAGCCTCGGAGCCATAGATTTTGGCATTATCATAGACGGTGCGGTCATCATCATCGAATACATAGCCTTCCGGATCAGCGCACAGCGTGCCAGCCTGCTGGGCCTGCCACGCGCACAGCAGCAGGCACGCATAGACGAGATTACCCATAGCGGAGCTACCAAAATGATGCACTCTGCCGTGTTTGGCCAGGTTATCATCATACTGGTGTTTATCCCCATCCTCTCGCTGGTGGGGGTAGAGGGGAAGATGTTTCGCCCCATGGCCCTGGTCTTCTGTTTTGCTCTGCTAGGGGCTATGCTTCTGTGCTTTACCTACGTGCCGGTCATGGCCTCGCTCTTCATCCGCCCTGCCGCATCCGAACGGGATAACCCATCGAAACGGCTGATCCGCTTTCTCGACCGCCTGTACCGGCCCTCCATCCTATGGGCGCTACGCCGAAAAGCCCTGGTGCTGGGGGCAGCAATAGGCCTGCTGCTGGGGGTGTTTTTCCTCTTCACCCGCATGGGTGGCGAGTTTGTGCCCACACTGGATGAGGGCGATTTTGTGATCCAGCCGGTGCTAAAAACCGGCACCACCCTCACAAACACAACCCACATGACTACACGAATAGAGAAAATCCTGAAACGCTTTCCCGAGGTAAAGCAGGTAGTGAGCCGCATAGGCGCTGCCGAGGTGCCCACGGACCCCATGTCGATGGAAGAGAGTGATGTGATTATCAAGCTGCTGCCTCAGTCGGAATGGACCTCGGCCACCAGCAAGGATGCCCTGGCGGATACCTTCAAGGCAGCCCTGGCGGAAATTCCGGGTGTGGACTTTGAGTTTACGCAGCCGATCGAAATGCGCTTCAACGAGCTGATAACAGGTGTGCGGGCCGACCTGGCCATCAAGATATTCGGCGAGGACCTGGACCTGCTGTACAAAAAGGCCCTGGAGGTAGAGCAAGCCATACAGGGCATAGAGGGTGCCGCAGACATAACCGTGGAAAAGGTGGCAGGGCTGCCCCAGATATCTGTGCAGTACGACCGGCAGAAGATAGCCAAGTACGGCCTGAATGTGGAAGACCTGAACCTGCTGGTTACCTCGGGCTTTGCCGGTGCCACGGCGGGCACCCTGTTCGAGGGCGAAAAGCAGTTTGACCTTGTGCTACGCTTCGACCCCGAGCACCGCCATGGGATAGAGGATATAGAGATGGCAAGCGTGCAGCTGCCAGATGGCGGGCAGCTGCCGCTAAGTGAGCTGGCCACCGTGCGCTATAGCACCGGCCCCGCCAAAATATCGCGCGACAACACAAAGAGAAGAATCGTGATCGGGGTAAACGTGCGAAACCGCGACCTGGAATCGGTGGTGGCCGATGTGCAGCAGGCCATAGCGCGGCAGGTGGTGCTCCCCCGGGGCTATAGCATAGACTATGGGGGGCAGTTTGAGAACCTGCGCACGGCGCGGGGCCGGCTCGCGATAGCCGTACCCATTGCCCTGGTTCTCATCTTCATTCTGCTTCACTTTGCGTTTGGCTCCCTGCGCGAGGCACTGATTATCTACAGCGCCATCCCCATGTCTGCCGTAGGTGGGGTGCTGCTGCTCTACCTGCGGGATATGCCCTTTAGCATCTCGGCCGGGGTAGGCTTCATTGCCCTGTTTGGCATTGCGGTGCTGAATGGCATTGTGCTAATCGAGGAATTCCGCGAGCTAAAGGCACATGGGGTGCATAATATCCACCGGCGCATCCTGCTGGGTACACGAAACCGGCTGCGGCCCGTGCTGCTTACTGCCAGTGCTGCCGCCATGGGCTTCCTGCCCATGGCCATCTCTACCTCGGCCGGGGCCGAGGTGCAGCGCCCACTGGCCACTGTGGTAGTAGGTGGCCTGGTATCGGCCACCCTGCTTACCCTCATTGTGCTGCCGGTGCTCTATGCTGTTTTCGACCAACGCGCAAAAAAGAAAAAACTGCTAGCCCCGCATAGTCTACCCGTGCTAGCTGCCCTGCTACTGGGCCTGGGCCTGGTGCTGCCCACAGGCACGGCACGTGCCCAGCAAACGGCTGCACCTGTAGCCGCGCATCGGGCCATCTCGGTAGAGCAGGCCATAGAGATCGCCCTGCAGCGCAATGCCGGCCTGGGCGCATCGGCCCAGCGGGCAAATCTGGGCCAGCAGCTAGTAGGCACCGGCATAGACATCGGAAAGACCGAGATCTACTACGGCCGAGACGAGAACAACATAGCCCCAAACAACCTGCCACTAAATGTGTGGGGCATCAACCAGGCCCTACAGTTCCCCACCGTGTACGGTGCCCAGCAGCGGGCGCTGCGGGCACAGGCCACCCTGGCGCAAGACCGCTATGCCATAGACCGGCAGCGCCTGCAGAAGGAGGTGACCTGGGCCTACTATGAGGTAGTGTACTGGGAGCAGATGCAGCGGCAGTACCGCCTGCTAGACAGCATCTACCAAAGCTTTCGACAGGGGGCCGACCGCAGGCAGGCAGCAGGAGAAACCAACTACCTGGAGCAGCTAACGGCCCAAACCAAGGCCGACCAGGTGCACGTGCAGCTGCTGCAGATCCGGCAGAATGTACAAGGTGCCTACAGCCGCCTGCAGCAGTGGATGCAGGCAGACACCGCCTACCGGGTGCAAGACACCGCCCTGGTGCGCCTGCTACCCACACCCATAGATAGCCTGACGCATCCGGTGCTGGCCTACTACCAGGATGCCATCCTGGCAAGCCAGGCGCAGTGGAAGCTGGCGCGCCAGCGGCTACTGCCCGACCTAAACCTAACCGCCTTCTACGGCACCAACAATGGAACCGGCAGGCAGGGCTACTCCGGCTTTCAGGTAGGCCTGGCGGTGCCCCTGTGGTTTGGTGCCCAGAAGGCCCGAATCGCCTCGACCCGTACGGAGCAGACTGTCCTGCAGCTGCAGAACGAAGACTACCGCCGGCAGCTGCTGGCCCGCTATGAAGCCCTGCTGGCCGAGCGCACCCGGCACGAGCAGCAGCTGGATTTCTACAAAAACACCGGCAAAGCCCTGGTGCACCAAACGCGCCTGCACGCAGGAGCTGCCTTCCGGGCCGGCGAGATAGACTACCTGGAATTCGTGCAGCTGCAAGAGCGTGCTGCCGAACTGGAGTTCTCCTACCTCACGTCCCTGTATCAATACAACCGGGCTGTGCTGGATGCCAACTATTTGATTGACTTTTTACCATGA
- a CDS encoding efflux RND transporter periplasmic adaptor subunit — MKMLPIKPATLLLCGLLLAACSSGTDSASSDAKSKAAAVPATVKLTARQFASSGMALGKIEPHDFRQVVRANGVLDVPPDRRVTISSYFGGTVRDIPKLEGQYVRHGEVLLSLESPEFVQIQQDYLEAQGRLTYLKSDYERQKELVKDKVTSEKTYLKAESDYAVTRVQVASLAKKLSLMNIDPSGLSAEKLQSVIYMRAPISGYITRIDVNRGDFLNAAAAGIQMVNTEHLHLELNVFEKDLPKIQEGQAIQFSIQQDPGTTYRATVHLVNKAIDPKTRTIRVHGHLADAAAARFSPGMYVEAAISTVSTSRPALPADAVVALGSRKYVLMAAGQPDSTGTLLKRVEVETGLADEEAIEIKNANTLPAGAQYLVRGAFGLINE, encoded by the coding sequence ATGAAAATGCTTCCCATAAAACCTGCAACCCTACTCCTGTGCGGGCTGCTGCTAGCCGCATGCAGCTCGGGCACAGACTCTGCCAGCTCCGATGCAAAGAGTAAGGCTGCTGCCGTACCGGCTACGGTAAAGCTTACGGCCCGGCAGTTTGCATCCTCGGGCATGGCCCTGGGTAAGATAGAACCGCATGACTTCCGGCAAGTGGTGCGAGCAAATGGCGTACTGGATGTGCCGCCAGACCGGCGCGTAACCATTAGCTCCTACTTTGGCGGCACGGTGCGAGATATACCCAAACTGGAGGGCCAGTATGTGCGGCATGGCGAGGTGCTGCTCTCGCTAGAGAGTCCGGAGTTTGTGCAGATCCAGCAGGACTACCTGGAGGCGCAGGGCAGGCTAACGTATCTGAAATCGGACTATGAGCGACAAAAGGAGCTGGTAAAGGACAAAGTAACCTCCGAAAAAACGTATCTGAAGGCAGAATCAGACTACGCCGTAACCCGGGTACAGGTGGCCTCGCTGGCCAAAAAACTTAGCCTCATGAACATAGACCCCTCCGGACTTAGCGCAGAAAAATTGCAGAGCGTAATCTACATGCGGGCGCCCATCAGCGGATACATTACCCGGATAGACGTAAACCGGGGCGACTTCCTGAACGCCGCCGCCGCCGGCATACAGATGGTGAACACCGAGCACCTGCACCTGGAACTCAATGTATTCGAGAAAGACCTGCCCAAGATACAGGAGGGGCAGGCCATCCAGTTCAGCATTCAGCAGGACCCAGGCACTACCTACAGGGCCACCGTGCACCTGGTGAATAAGGCCATAGACCCGAAGACCCGTACCATACGCGTGCACGGGCACCTGGCAGATGCAGCGGCAGCACGCTTCAGCCCAGGCATGTATGTAGAGGCCGCTATCTCTACGGTATCTACCTCCAGGCCCGCCCTGCCCGCAGATGCAGTAGTGGCGCTAGGCAGCAGGAAGTATGTGCTGATGGCAGCGGGCCAGCCAGATAGCACCGGAACCCTGCTGAAGCGGGTGGAAGTAGAGACTGGCCTGGCCGACGAGGAGGCCATAGAGATAAAGAACGCCAACACCCTGCCCGCAGGTGCACAGTACCTGGTGCGGGGTGCCTTCGGGCTGATAAACGAGTAG